tagtgcacaattgtacttgcaactatatttttttcttattttcctgatctttagtttctttattttccTGCTCATTTAGTCAGGGTTGGGGATAAAAGCGGGATACCACCACCATACACACCACGGATACCAAGAGGGCCGTCCGAGTTGCAGACGGTTTCGAGTGCTCAGCCACTTTCCATTGCAGGTTGGTGTTAAGCTAATGAACCGCGTATGTACAACCCTGGCTAGACATTTGTGCCTAAACTGCTTCTTGCTGAAATCGTGGTTTTGTTAAGTgtagaaaaagcaacaatgtcATTGACTCCCTAAGAAATCCTTGCCCACAGCCATTAACCAAACAACCCTGCTCATCTCTTCGCCCCATCGCCAAAAGTTACGTCTGGAAACAAATAGTTGAACGCTGATGCTTATATCATCATTCCCTTACTTTTAGGTTCTGCGTTAGTTTGATATTGATTCTTGTTTTGATTTGAAAGTTCAAAATACAGAAATAATATAGGCAGTCTGAATCATATGACCTTCACCAGTTGAAGTGTTTGGCATGTGTTGAGAATCCATAACCTTCACAAAGCTGAAAATGCTACTCTCTTTTGACACTAACCATATCCACAAGCTAATCACACATCCGAGGAAACAGACATTTGTAGCCAAAAGTTTCCGAAAAGCATACAAGCATAAAGAAGCTATCATTAAGGTGATCACGACACTCCCATCCAATAATGGAATTATGATTTTCAGAACTCCACAGCAATATAGTTTATGTTTGAAAAGCATAAATTCCTACAGAAAGGGTTGCTGGATCCCTGGTGTAGGGATGTAAACAATTTAAAAAGTTCAATGAATCTGCAGTTCACCTAATTCAGAAACAGATCAGCTGGTGTGGAACTGTAAAGCACCATCTGTCCAACTATTCTGAAAACTTGTAAAATACAGAGCAGAAAAATGGAACTGAAATTTGAGATGTTCGTTATTAAGCTCCATTTTACTCGTCTCTAGGTCCCAATGTGATTAcagaccatgagaagaatttcAAATCTAAGTACCGCCTAAAACTCGGGGACTCAGAAATTCAGGAAAAACTTTAAAGATTATGCATCATATGTGCAGATGTTTTCAAATCCCATATACGCTTTCTCCTGAATATCTTCAATCACGTTTGCTATCCCCACCCCACCtgttttgaaaaacaaaagtgCTCGATATTATTTATGATTTGAACAATATTATGACCGATGAACTCATGATTTCACTCTTCTAATTAAGAAAGCTGCAATAAGTATACGcacatacatttttttatgcAGATGTGTTTCAAAATGACACATACCTAGAGATATGGCACTGACAAAAATTGTGGTGGCCAGAATGAATATAATCAAAGATGCTCTCCCGAGTATAGCGATCACCTTTCTTACCACATATTGCCCTATAATGGCAGCAATCGTTGAAACAGCAACAAAGTAGAGAGCTGCAATATCAGCCAAAATGATCACTTgtgtttgaaaataataattaaaagaagtaATCTCCTTTggtaatctaatttttcttcgTGTTGTGGTACTCTACTTACCGTAAGGAACAGGGAAACGCTTGAGAAGGTAATATTCTACAACAGACATGGAGGAGGAAAATGTCATCGCAAAGGTGGCTGTGGCACTTGACACCTGAAAGATATAGGTTCAGTAAACACAAGTTGTGACATCATATTGAAGTGAGAATATTATCAATtgcatagaaaataaataataaattttggttgttttgaATGTCCTTTCCCAAATCTGGAATCAGAAAGATGGATGGGGGATTGGAAGTTTATCATTTAACCACTGAAGAAAGTCCTAGTTAATTTCTTCATAAATAAGAtgctttgttttcttcattgCCTGTTTTCTGGAGGCATCATATTTGGTGTATACAAACGTACTGCCTAGCATGAATGTTAAGATTTTTGAAAAgcataaatatttttgagaaTTGAACGGAAGCACCAAATGCACCTGAGGAGGGATTCCCAGCTCCAGAAAAAGTGGACCCAAAATGAATCCTCCACCAAGACCAAGCAACCCACCAACCATACCAGCTACAATGCCACCTGTACAATAAAGAACAAGCTGGTGCACTTTATAAGTTGTATCTGCATCTCCCTTCGATGCAATCACTCTCCGCCCCTTGTACAGGTTAACAGCTTCATAACCAGAGACTCCAAAGGTCACAGGGATCTGAATgacaaggaaaataaataaccaCTATGATGCTCTAGGAACAGATTTCAAGAATCTTATAATCAAGCTTTCGGTGTGGCTGGTTCCAACTCCCAACCACAAGACTATATTCATTCCCAATACTGAATATAGAATGTTGGTAAAAACAATATAGAGTTTTTTCAGTTCTTATTGAAGTTGTGGAAGGTACCTGCAATAGGTTTAGCACCCAATATAACACTGAACAAGTAGTTGTGTAATTCTGTGTCCAAGACAAGAGAAACCCATCAATGTAGTTCAATGATGCGTGAATCAAACAAAAAAGTACCGGCTCTAATAAAAAACTGAGAGCATATAGCTAAGCAAAAAGGTACTGGCTCTAATAAAGAACTGTAAGCATATAGCCAAAAAAACCTTAGCAATCTCCAGTCCAAGGATAATAACCCATACGGAAAAAAGAATTCCAACTTCCTTCCAGTAAACGTTGTCAACAATAGAGACCTGGAAAGGTTACATAAATCAGTCATGAAAACCATGAGTCCAGGAAGTGTAAACCATGTATTCCTACCTTTAACTTTTCAGATTCCTTGGTCTCTGATTGAGTGCCAGTTCCAGGGCCTTCGGGAAGGGGCTTGTATTCGACCTCTTCCATGCCGCTACCTGATTGAAGAACAAGCTAGCCTGTCAGCCTGACCAAAGAATCCTTTGAGAAACCCAATATATACATGTTTGTGCCAAAGATGAAAACAAGAGACCAACTCACCGGTTGATTGTGAGGCTCTAGCAGCCTCCTGAAAAACAAGGAACAAGTATGAAGTTAACTGCTGAAGCATAAAGAATTTCAATTCAACCTAGAATATTAGCAGAGTTTTGAGTTACCATTTTAattattgtttcctttttccacGTTTCAACACCCTTAAGGTATGCCTTAATTGCAGTGACTGCACATAATCATGAACCGATAAGGGAAGTTGTCCAAGAAGAACATTCAGATATGGCAATTTAAACAATGGATACCTAGAAAGGTGATGATTAACAAGACAGTGATCATCCAGTCGGCAAAAATCACATTGAAAGCAACTCCAATACTAATCCCCAACACCAACATTGGTTGAAACAGAAGTGCAAGGTCATAGTCAATGACGGGCAGGTCAAGTGTAGGATGCCTTTGCTTTAAATTGTAGAAAACAGTTGCGCCAGCTCCACCCATGATCATACCtgaccaaacaaaaaaaaacatgggAAATTGCCCTCAGGTGTCCCTTTTGGAATGGTGAAAAGTACACTAGAAAACGAGTTGGAGTACATTAACACGTGGGATGTGACCAAATAAGAGTATAGAAtacacaaaagaaagaaagtaagaaCTACGGCCAACACACAAGGCTCTAATAGCGCACTGTCtcctttcaaaattcaaaaaaccagtattactcaaaaaaaaaactaggagAAACAAAATCAGAAAGT
This genomic interval from Carya illinoinensis cultivar Pawnee chromosome 2, C.illinoinensisPawnee_v1, whole genome shotgun sequence contains the following:
- the LOC122301040 gene encoding sulfite exporter TauE/SafE family protein 3-like isoform X2; this encodes MATGPIGLHTCLAGMIMGGAGATVFYNLKQRHPTLDLPVIDYDLALLFQPMLVLGISIGVAFNVIFADWMITVLLIITFLVTAIKAYLKGVETWKKETIIKMEAARASQSTGSGMEEVEYKPLPEGPGTGTQSETKESEKLKVSIVDNVYWKEVGILFSVWVIILGLEIAKNYTTTCSVLYWVLNLLQIPVTFGVSGYEAVNLYKGRRVIASKGDADTTYKVHQLVLYCTGGIVAGMVGGLLGLGGGFILGPLFLELGIPPQVSSATATFAMTFSSSMSVVEYYLLKRFPVPYALYFVAVSTIAAIIGQYVVRKVIAILGRASLIIFILATTIFVSAISLGGVGIANVIEDIQEKAYMGFENICTYDA
- the LOC122301040 gene encoding sulfite exporter TauE/SafE family protein 3-like isoform X1 — translated: MARIRSEWRGSRLIEIFAISFLMASLFVSTKGSLEQEASSYSEKEEVESDYYIMKVLNFLWQPGRLGYTHVWPEMEFGWKIVVGTIIGFFGSAFGTVGGVGGGGIFVPMLTLIIGFDQKSSTAISKCMIMGGAGATVFYNLKQRHPTLDLPVIDYDLALLFQPMLVLGISIGVAFNVIFADWMITVLLIITFLVTAIKAYLKGVETWKKETIIKMEAARASQSTGSGMEEVEYKPLPEGPGTGTQSETKESEKLKVSIVDNVYWKEVGILFSVWVIILGLEIAKNYTTTCSVLYWVLNLLQIPVTFGVSGYEAVNLYKGRRVIASKGDADTTYKVHQLVLYCTGGIVAGMVGGLLGLGGGFILGPLFLELGIPPQVSSATATFAMTFSSSMSVVEYYLLKRFPVPYALYFVAVSTIAAIIGQYVVRKVIAILGRASLIIFILATTIFVSAISLGGVGIANVIEDIQEKAYMGFENICTYDA